The proteins below are encoded in one region of Winogradskyella helgolandensis:
- a CDS encoding ABC transporter permease codes for MLRLLQIEFEKLRYSKASIVLISTYFILLALIALFAMIKFDIGPIKFHFAELGMFNFPYIWHFNTFVAGLLKFFLLLVIVSMVSNEYSNKTLKQNLIDGLSKKEFILSKFYMVIAFSLVSTLFVFVVSLILGHIYSSYTEPSIVFSDLEYLLAFFIKLVGFFSFGLFLGVLVKRSAFAVATMVVLFFIEFISYAIVSGYNRGTEVADKIYQFAPFKSLWNLIDEPGSRLSAVQAMAQQVGEDISYDYAVHWYEIAIVLGWTAIFIFLSYQLLKKRDL; via the coding sequence ATGTTACGATTATTACAAATAGAATTTGAAAAATTACGATATAGTAAAGCTAGTATAGTACTGATTTCAACCTACTTTATTCTATTAGCACTTATTGCGCTTTTCGCAATGATAAAATTTGATATTGGTCCAATAAAATTTCATTTTGCTGAGCTTGGCATGTTCAACTTTCCGTATATATGGCATTTTAATACGTTTGTTGCCGGCTTGCTAAAATTCTTTCTGCTACTCGTTATTGTATCCATGGTCTCAAATGAATACAGTAATAAAACTCTAAAGCAAAACCTCATCGATGGATTAAGTAAAAAGGAATTTATATTATCTAAATTCTATATGGTCATCGCTTTTTCTTTAGTGTCTACCTTATTTGTGTTTGTTGTATCCTTAATTTTAGGTCATATCTATTCTAGTTACACAGAGCCTTCAATTGTATTTTCTGATTTAGAATATCTCCTTGCGTTTTTTATAAAATTAGTCGGATTTTTCTCTTTTGGTTTATTCTTAGGAGTCCTTGTTAAGCGTTCTGCATTTGCAGTTGCCACAATGGTCGTATTGTTTTTTATAGAGTTTATCAGCTACGCCATTGTTTCTGGTTACAATAGAGGAACAGAAGTTGCTGATAAAATTTATCAATTTGCACCATTTAAATCGCTATGGAATCTAATTGATGAACCAGGCTCAAGATTATCTGCCGTACAAGCTATGGCACAACAAGTTGGTGAGGACATATCTTACGATTATGCTGTACATTGGTACGAAATTGCTATCGTTTTGGGTTGGACTGCCATTTTTATCTTTTTATCTTATCAATTACTAAAAAAGAGAGATTTATAA
- a CDS encoding ABC transporter ATP-binding protein has product MEPILTINNLTKKFGYLTAVKNLSFTINKGNVYGILGPNGSGKSTTLGIVLNVVNKTQGDFHWFDGNTSTHNALKQVGAIIERPNFYPYMTAYQNLKLVCKIKGVEQSKIGEKLAIVGLLDRKDHKFRTFSLGMKQRLAIASALLNDPEILILDEPTNGLDPQGIHQIRQIIKDIAANGTTILLASHLLDEVEKVCTHVVVLRKGEKLYAGRVDEMINSHGFFELKAENHQALLNALESHSNIGNVKEEGELITAFLNEPMSASEFNKFMFEKGIFLSHLVKRKESLEEQFLQLTDNQ; this is encoded by the coding sequence TTGGAGCCAATCCTTACTATTAATAATCTCACCAAGAAATTCGGGTATTTAACGGCCGTAAAAAATTTAAGTTTTACCATTAACAAAGGCAATGTCTATGGTATTTTAGGACCTAACGGAAGTGGTAAATCTACAACCTTAGGAATCGTTTTAAATGTGGTAAATAAAACACAAGGCGATTTTCATTGGTTTGACGGAAATACCTCAACTCATAATGCCTTAAAACAAGTTGGAGCGATTATAGAACGTCCAAATTTTTATCCGTATATGACGGCTTATCAAAACTTAAAGCTCGTCTGTAAGATAAAAGGTGTTGAACAAAGTAAAATTGGAGAAAAACTTGCAATTGTTGGATTACTAGACAGAAAAGACCATAAATTCAGAACGTTTTCTTTAGGAATGAAACAACGTTTAGCTATTGCTTCTGCCCTACTCAACGATCCGGAAATTTTAATTTTAGATGAGCCAACTAATGGTTTAGACCCTCAAGGCATTCATCAAATTCGTCAAATTATAAAAGATATTGCTGCTAATGGTACAACTATTCTTTTAGCATCGCACCTTTTGGATGAAGTTGAAAAAGTGTGTACACATGTTGTTGTACTTCGTAAAGGAGAAAAATTATATGCAGGTCGTGTGGATGAAATGATTAATAGTCATGGTTTTTTTGAGTTAAAGGCTGAAAATCATCAAGCTTTATTAAATGCGTTAGAATCGCATTCAAATATTGGAAACGTAAAAGAAGAAGGAGAATTGATTACCGCTTTTCTAAATGAACCTATGTCCGCTTCAGAATTTAATAAGTTTATGTTTGAAAAAGGAATTTTCTTGTCGCATCTTGTAAAACGAAAAGAAAGTTTAGAAGAGCAATTTTTACAACTTACAGACAACCAATAA
- a CDS encoding IS1096 element passenger TnpR family protein, with protein MIYRFRVILDNDTEDDVFRDIEIRESDTMEDLHNTITQSFGFDGMEMASFYISDDQWNQGEEISMMDMSEAGNEVKMMNETVLNSIVHEASTRLIYLYDFMNMWTFYVELGEIVEEAEGTDYPNLMFVHGQIPDEAPEKTFEAEEDDDDYNEFDDDLDLDDYDNLNFDENWN; from the coding sequence ATGATTTACAGATTTAGAGTTATACTAGATAACGACACCGAAGATGATGTGTTCCGCGATATAGAAATCCGCGAAAGTGACACGATGGAAGATTTACACAATACTATAACCCAATCTTTTGGTTTTGATGGTATGGAAATGGCGTCTTTTTATATAAGCGACGATCAGTGGAACCAAGGTGAAGAAATCTCAATGATGGATATGAGCGAAGCTGGTAATGAAGTAAAGATGATGAACGAAACTGTTCTTAATTCTATAGTTCATGAAGCATCTACACGCTTAATTTATCTCTACGATTTCATGAATATGTGGACGTTTTATGTCGAATTAGGAGAAATTGTTGAAGAAGCAGAAGGTACGGATTACCCTAATCTTATGTTTGTTCACGGTCAAATACCTGATGAAGCTCCTGAAAAAACGTTTGAAGCTGAAGAAGACGATGACGACTACAATGAATTTGACGACGATTTAGATTTAGACGACTACGATAATTTGAATTTTGATGAAAACTGGAATTAA
- a CDS encoding T9SS type B sorting domain-containing protein, giving the protein MKRIFLILVLLFTSPHFFAQSEASFWYFGRNAGLRFNASTGSVTAITNGQINTLEGCTSISDSDGNLLFYSDGRTVWNRNHQIMSNGDYFGGTGLLGDPSSTSSGLIVPKPEDPDKYYLFTVDEPHQFNATTSPNQYTGTYEGGGTIPSADDGYNNGFNYSLIDMTLNSGLGDVDAIEKNNHLVTYDPSTPIEVQYKSSEKITAVRAEDCSSFWVITHFGNKFYAFKIDTNGVQTTPVISEIGPYIPIEGYRRNSLGYIKTSPDASKLVAANFGEATLAGGDAAGNVILYDFNNETGMVSNPLELYGSQNGNSPYGVEFSAESKKVYATLSEGLSGSGTSHLLQWDLESTDIPNSQQVIHSSNDITAGALQLGIDRRIYRANLSYNNNPTITKYLGVINNPEANGSSVNYDEQGILLDINGSNQNTSQIGLPPFIQSLFNSEIDIIRNGESTTELKLCTNDTYPLQADDIAGADYVWSLNGVQLAETSSQLMIDTPGFYEVYIEPNNGECPIEGSAVVGVFEIPIANPLSNVAVCDVFDNDGFSQFNFTNKNSEALLTQDPLQYNVRYFETLEDAESNENIITFPYINTANPQTIFVRVDNTNNTNCFAVNSFELEVFNTPQIPNLDTIEFCDNFGNVMDGIATVALGDLLPSIRGNQTDINITFHNSQDDADTNTDVLPLNYTNTTAINETIFVRVENALHTDCFITDSFNVFINPIPLANDITIIQCDEDGIPEGFTIFNLNESISEITDETLNTVNFYSSETDAENEENPLNADAFENYTNPQTVYARVTNTDSDCANISEVTLEVSTTASNNASLSLCDTDGTEDGLMSFNLTDANATILANSPSDLNITYYETYNDALLENNSVGTSFTNTTPNHQTIYARVENSNACYGISEIELTVYDLPNIETEFETYYCLNFSPEPIVLQGGVIDGSPSNYYYNWSTGETTSEIEIDTPGTYTVRVSNTNGCFKDRTITVSPSNIASITQIEVIDASQNNSISVIVNGEGDYEYALDNSNGPYQDGTTFNNVQPGIYTIYVRDKNNCGITEDFVSVIGFPKFFTPNNDEVNDYWQVYGVSEQFQANSKIYIFDRYGKLLTTLNPLSPGWDGTFNGEKMPTSDYWFKVTLEDGRTYTNHFTLKR; this is encoded by the coding sequence ATGAAAAGGATCTTTTTAATTTTAGTCTTACTATTTACAAGCCCTCATTTTTTCGCGCAAAGTGAAGCCTCTTTTTGGTATTTCGGCAGAAATGCTGGCCTACGGTTTAATGCCTCAACGGGTTCAGTAACAGCAATTACCAATGGTCAAATAAACACTTTAGAAGGCTGCACATCTATTTCAGATTCTGATGGAAATTTATTGTTTTATTCCGATGGAAGAACGGTTTGGAACCGCAATCACCAAATTATGTCTAATGGTGATTATTTTGGTGGCACCGGACTTTTAGGCGATCCATCTAGTACGTCATCTGGACTAATTGTTCCCAAACCAGAAGATCCTGATAAGTATTACCTCTTTACAGTAGATGAACCTCATCAATTTAATGCCACAACATCTCCAAACCAATACACCGGAACATATGAAGGAGGAGGAACGATTCCTTCTGCTGATGATGGTTACAATAATGGATTTAATTATTCATTAATAGACATGACTTTAAATAGCGGATTAGGTGATGTAGATGCTATTGAAAAGAATAACCATTTAGTGACTTATGATCCTTCTACACCTATCGAAGTTCAATATAAAAGTTCAGAAAAAATTACGGCAGTTCGTGCTGAAGATTGTTCATCCTTCTGGGTAATTACACACTTTGGTAATAAGTTTTATGCCTTTAAAATTGACACCAATGGAGTACAGACGACACCTGTAATTTCAGAAATTGGTCCTTATATTCCTATTGAAGGTTACAGGCGAAATTCTTTAGGTTATATAAAAACTTCTCCTGATGCTTCAAAACTTGTTGCTGCGAACTTTGGAGAAGCTACTCTAGCTGGAGGTGATGCTGCCGGAAATGTTATTTTATATGATTTTAATAATGAAACAGGAATGGTTTCCAACCCTTTAGAACTTTACGGTTCTCAAAATGGAAATAGTCCATATGGTGTAGAGTTTTCTGCAGAAAGTAAAAAGGTTTATGCTACTTTAAGTGAAGGCTTATCAGGAAGTGGAACCAGTCATTTGTTACAATGGGATTTAGAAAGTACTGATATTCCTAATTCACAACAAGTTATTCACTCTTCTAACGATATTACTGCTGGTGCCTTACAATTAGGAATTGATCGTCGTATTTATAGAGCAAATCTGAGTTATAATAATAACCCTACAATTACAAAATACTTAGGAGTTATTAATAATCCTGAAGCCAATGGTTCATCTGTAAATTACGACGAACAAGGTATATTATTAGATATTAACGGCTCCAACCAAAACACAAGTCAGATTGGTTTGCCTCCATTTATTCAATCTTTATTTAATTCTGAAATTGATATTATTAGAAATGGGGAAAGTACTACCGAATTAAAATTATGTACCAACGACACCTACCCTTTACAAGCCGATGACATTGCAGGTGCAGATTACGTATGGTCTCTAAATGGTGTTCAATTAGCAGAAACCTCATCGCAATTAATGATAGATACACCTGGTTTTTATGAAGTTTATATTGAACCAAATAATGGTGAATGTCCAATTGAAGGTAGTGCTGTAGTTGGTGTTTTTGAAATTCCTATTGCAAATCCACTTTCTAATGTTGCGGTTTGTGATGTTTTCGATAATGATGGGTTTTCACAATTCAATTTTACAAATAAAAATTCTGAAGCCTTATTAACCCAAGACCCTTTGCAATACAACGTCCGTTATTTTGAAACACTTGAAGATGCAGAATCCAATGAAAACATAATAACGTTTCCGTATATAAACACAGCAAATCCACAAACTATATTTGTTCGTGTAGACAATACTAATAATACCAATTGCTTCGCTGTTAATTCCTTTGAACTAGAGGTTTTTAACACACCTCAAATTCCAAATTTAGACACTATTGAATTTTGTGATAATTTTGGTAATGTAATGGATGGTATTGCCACTGTTGCACTTGGAGATTTACTGCCCAGCATCAGAGGAAACCAAACGGATATCAATATTACATTCCATAACTCACAAGATGATGCCGATACAAATACAGATGTACTACCTCTAAATTATACCAATACCACAGCGATTAATGAAACTATTTTTGTTAGAGTTGAAAATGCTTTACATACGGATTGCTTTATTACAGATAGTTTTAATGTCTTTATTAATCCTATTCCTTTAGCCAACGATATCACTATTATACAGTGTGATGAAGATGGTATTCCTGAAGGTTTTACCATCTTTAATTTGAATGAAAGCATCAGCGAAATCACCGATGAAACATTAAATACCGTTAACTTTTACAGCTCAGAAACCGATGCCGAAAATGAAGAAAACCCATTAAATGCTGATGCCTTTGAGAACTACACCAACCCTCAAACCGTTTATGCAAGAGTTACAAACACAGATTCTGATTGTGCCAATATTAGCGAAGTTACTTTAGAAGTTAGTACAACCGCTTCAAACAATGCAAGTTTATCACTATGTGATACGGACGGTACAGAAGATGGTTTAATGTCTTTTAATCTTACAGATGCTAACGCTACTATTTTAGCTAATTCTCCGTCAGATTTAAATATAACTTATTACGAAACGTATAACGATGCCTTGTTAGAAAATAATTCGGTTGGCACAAGTTTTACCAATACTACTCCAAATCATCAAACCATATATGCACGTGTAGAGAATTCTAATGCTTGTTATGGGATAAGTGAGATAGAATTAACTGTTTACGATTTACCAAATATAGAGACTGAATTTGAAACTTATTACTGTTTGAATTTCTCTCCAGAACCTATTGTTTTACAAGGTGGAGTCATTGACGGTTCACCAAGTAACTATTACTATAATTGGTCTACAGGTGAAACCACATCAGAAATAGAAATAGATACTCCAGGAACTTATACAGTTCGTGTTTCTAATACTAATGGCTGTTTTAAAGACCGAACAATTACGGTATCACCTTCCAATATAGCCAGCATAACCCAAATTGAAGTCATTGATGCTTCACAAAATAATTCTATTTCTGTAATCGTGAATGGTGAAGGCGATTACGAATATGCTTTAGACAACAGCAACGGTCCATACCAAGACGGTACAACTTTTAATAATGTTCAACCAGGAATTTACACGATTTATGTTCGCGATAAAAATAATTGTGGTATTACGGAAGACTTCGTTTCGGTAATTGGTTTCCCTAAGTTTTTCACGCCAAATAACGATGAAGTCAATGATTACTGGCAAGTTTATGGTGTTTCCGAACAATTTCAAGCCAATTCAAAAATTTATATTTTCGATAGATACGGAAAATTACTGACCACCCTGAATCCATTAAGTCCTGGTTGGGATGGCACTTTTAATGGCGAAAAAATGCCAACTAGCGATTATTGGTTTAAAGTTACCTTAGAAGATGGTCGCACATACACAAATCACTTTACATTAAAACGATGA
- a CDS encoding COX15/CtaA family protein, whose amino-acid sequence MDHQIKENKAVIYWLLTGCILIFIMVVVGGITRLTHSGLSISNYKLISGTIPPMNEVEWNEAFELYKQYPEYQKLHNHFGLEEFKDIYFWEWIHRVIGRFIGLVFIIPFIYFLIKKRLSKSTIKKSVILLILGGFQGFLGWYMVKSGLVDEPNVSHFRLAAHLTTAFLTFAYTFWVALDLMFPDKKVIDKKLRNFIRIGLAVLILQIIYGAFVAGLDAGWIHNHWPLMNEGKWIHETVFIEQSPTYLNFLEGKSGVQFVHRTLAYVVVIFILAIWYKAKRTQLTIWQTKGINLLLIMVGVQFLLGVLTLIFAVPVWLGVSHQVGAFILLSAMTFTLHRFTK is encoded by the coding sequence ATGGATCATCAAATAAAAGAAAATAAAGCCGTCATTTATTGGCTACTCACAGGTTGCATACTAATTTTTATCATGGTTGTCGTTGGTGGTATCACGAGACTTACGCATTCTGGCTTATCGATTTCAAACTACAAATTAATTTCAGGAACAATCCCTCCAATGAATGAGGTAGAATGGAATGAAGCGTTTGAGCTTTATAAACAATACCCAGAATATCAAAAACTTCATAATCACTTTGGCTTAGAAGAATTTAAAGATATTTATTTCTGGGAATGGATCCACAGAGTTATTGGTCGTTTTATCGGATTGGTCTTTATCATTCCATTTATTTATTTTTTAATTAAAAAACGTCTTTCTAAATCCACCATAAAAAAATCTGTAATACTTCTTATTTTAGGAGGTTTTCAAGGCTTTTTAGGTTGGTATATGGTAAAATCTGGATTAGTAGATGAGCCTAATGTGAGTCATTTTAGACTAGCAGCACATTTAACTACAGCCTTTCTAACTTTTGCTTACACCTTTTGGGTGGCATTAGATTTAATGTTTCCAGATAAAAAAGTCATTGATAAAAAGTTGCGTAACTTTATACGAATCGGATTAGCCGTACTTATTCTTCAAATTATTTATGGTGCTTTTGTTGCAGGCTTAGATGCTGGTTGGATTCATAACCATTGGCCATTAATGAACGAAGGCAAATGGATTCATGAAACCGTATTTATAGAACAAAGTCCTACATATCTTAACTTTTTAGAAGGTAAAAGTGGCGTTCAATTTGTACACAGAACATTGGCGTATGTCGTAGTTATTTTTATTCTAGCTATTTGGTATAAAGCGAAACGAACGCAACTAACCATTTGGCAAACTAAAGGTATAAACCTACTTTTAATAATGGTTGGAGTTCAATTTTTATTGGGAGTATTAACCTTAATATTTGCGGTTCCGGTTTGGTTAGGTGTTTCACATCAGGTTGGAGCATTTATTTTATTAAGTGCGATGACATTTACCTTACATCGCTTCACTAAATAA
- a CDS encoding CCA tRNA nucleotidyltransferase — protein MNHKQALKHNIFKYITQSAEELQIESYVIGGFVRDYLLERGAAKDIDVVAVGSGIELAKQVAKNLPNQPKVQVFKTYGTAMLRYDDIEIEFVGARKESYNEDSRNPIVENGTLEDDQNRRDFTINALALSLNKNNFGELLDPFNGLNDLDKGIIRTPLNPDITYSDDPLRMMRAIRFATQLNFKIEDASLKAIADNKERIKIITKERIVVELNKILESKMPSIGFIHLEQTGLLDYILPELTALKGIDEIEGQRHKDNFYHTLEVVDNIARTTDNLWLRWAALLHDIGKAPTKKFHKKIGWTFHAHEFVGSKMVYKLFKRLKMPLNDKMKFVQKMVFMSSRPIVLASDVTDAAVRRLVFDAGDNVEDLMTLCEADITTKNPKKFKKYHNNFQKVRDKIVEVEERDQVRNFQPPVSGEEIMKTFNLKPSREIGLIKEAIKEAILEGEIPNEHGAAFELMLKKGKKLGLEAVK, from the coding sequence ATGAATCACAAACAAGCATTAAAACACAATATATTCAAATACATCACTCAATCTGCTGAAGAATTGCAGATAGAAAGCTATGTTATAGGTGGCTTCGTGCGCGATTATCTTTTAGAACGTGGTGCTGCTAAAGATATTGATGTGGTTGCCGTTGGAAGTGGAATTGAGTTAGCAAAACAAGTCGCTAAAAATTTACCAAACCAACCTAAAGTTCAAGTTTTTAAAACTTACGGAACTGCGATGTTGCGTTACGATGATATTGAAATTGAATTTGTTGGTGCTCGTAAAGAAAGTTATAACGAAGACAGTAGAAACCCTATTGTTGAAAATGGCACATTAGAAGACGACCAAAACCGACGCGATTTCACAATAAATGCTTTAGCCTTAAGCTTAAATAAAAACAACTTTGGGGAACTTCTAGATCCATTTAATGGCCTTAATGATTTAGACAAAGGCATCATTCGCACACCCCTAAATCCCGATATTACCTATAGCGATGATCCATTACGAATGATGCGCGCTATTCGTTTTGCAACGCAACTTAATTTTAAAATTGAAGATGCTTCACTCAAAGCCATCGCTGATAATAAAGAGCGCATTAAGATTATAACTAAAGAACGTATTGTAGTAGAACTCAATAAAATCTTAGAAAGTAAAATGCCTTCTATAGGTTTTATTCATTTGGAACAAACAGGATTGTTAGATTATATTCTTCCTGAGTTGACCGCCTTAAAAGGTATCGATGAAATTGAAGGACAACGTCACAAAGATAATTTTTACCACACCCTAGAAGTCGTAGATAATATTGCCAGAACCACCGATAACCTATGGTTGCGTTGGGCTGCATTATTACATGATATTGGAAAAGCACCAACCAAGAAATTCCACAAAAAAATAGGCTGGACGTTTCATGCGCATGAATTTGTAGGCTCAAAAATGGTTTACAAACTTTTCAAACGACTAAAAATGCCTTTGAATGACAAAATGAAATTTGTACAGAAAATGGTTTTTATGAGTTCGCGACCAATAGTTCTAGCTTCTGACGTTACTGATGCTGCAGTTAGGCGTTTGGTATTTGATGCAGGCGATAATGTAGAAGATTTAATGACACTCTGTGAAGCAGATATTACAACTAAGAACCCTAAGAAATTCAAAAAATACCATAATAATTTCCAAAAGGTAAGAGATAAAATTGTTGAAGTAGAAGAACGTGATCAGGTTCGTAATTTCCAACCACCAGTTTCTGGTGAAGAAATTATGAAAACCTTCAACCTAAAACCCTCAAGAGAGATTGGACTGATTAAAGAAGCTATAAAGGAAGCCATTTTAGAAGGAGAGATTCCTAATGAACATGGAGCGGCTTTTGAGTTGATGTTGAAAAAGGGGAAGAAATTAGGACTTGAAGCAGTAAAATAA